Part of the Vigna angularis cultivar LongXiaoDou No.4 chromosome 1, ASM1680809v1, whole genome shotgun sequence genome, CCGTTACCTACATTAGTGACAACAAAAATTCCTTATTTATTGTAGACATGACATAAAAACTATTTGTAGTATAACAATCCTATTATCAAAAAGCAATATAAGTCAATTACTATTTTTTGCGCtaattgtaatattatttttattaatcacaaattttcatatttttaatacaaCTATTTagatgtaaaattataatttatatatattttaaattttaatatattttaagctttaatatattttaagctttaaattttaaaaataaatataaatatattttacaattaactgttcatctattttatatttttgagattctttttaataatttaatttaaaattatatatatatatatatatatatatatatatatatatatatatatatatatatatatatatatatttaaagtgaAGCTTTTAGATGAAACTACACACACTTCTGTATCCTCTTCCCCATCTTGCGATATTTTGCCATCTCTAATTTTGCAAGATGTTGATGGAATGTAGGGAGATTGTGGTTGCAAAGTAGTGTGatgaaaatcatatataaaactAAGTATCCACCTTCTTCAAACGGATGATAGTGACGATCAAGCAGAAGTTTACTACTAGATGAGTTACATCACATTAGTAAATTCTCTAATAATTATGTTCTTCTCACACACACACCATCCTCGTTTAGCAACCTTGGAAAGTAATTTAGAATCAGAATCAGAATGAGGTTAGCAACCTtgtaaggtaatttagaaacaGCTATTGACACGACCAGCTCCAAGCTTCAGTCCTTCAATTTCAAATTGTCATAAGGAATATCGTATTTCAGTCCTTAAATTACGAGCAGTTAAACAACCTGGTCCAAAAGCCATGAGATTTTAATGGCTCTCGTTGCTCAAGAGGGTCAGAAAAGTTTGCTGTTTCACCTAGTTCTTCAAATGAATCCACCAAGTTTTGAAGCCTTGCCACAAATTCAATCAGAAGCGATGAAAATGTTGTTAGAGATAGGGCACTAGCACTTTCGAAAGTTTTCAGTTGTTGACCCTCTTTGATCTCGGCATTTGATTTTTGATGATATATATGAGCAGGCAAAGATGTCTGTTTCCTGGACATGTTTTGAGAGGCATCGGTCGCAGGCACAACATGGTTATTGCCCAGAGTTAAATTTCCATCCCACGAATGTGCAACTTCAACTGTTCTCAGGTCAAGCACTGCTTCACTTCGAGACTTGTGCTCAAGAATTTCTCCTTCTTCGCCTGTGTCCTCGATTGGTCGGTTTCCAATTTCCCAGCTCTCTGAATTCACAAGAAGGTATGATTTTTTATCAATCTTCTTTTGCAGTTCCTCTGCTGCGTCGTGCACTTCATCCAGCAAGTCTTCCCGGTCTAGTTTCTCCATCTTTTGAACTTTGTTTCCAAGTTCACGTAACACTTTCGCCCCTTCACAACCTACCCTTTGAAGCTCGCCACGGAAAACCTGTCTCTTCTCAGCTGGGGCCTATGTATCACAGAACGAAGTTAACAAGAAGACAACAGACCATTATCAGAAAGTTCACAGACAAGAACCTGTATTTCAGAAAGTATGCATCCATGCATAGCCATGACCATAAATGCGCAATGCCTTAGAGACCCGCTTAATTTCACATAATTCTTCCATGGATATTTATGCATTTTGTAATGACCATGTGGTGGTTCCCACACAGCAAAACCCATCTTCAATCACCAGCACATGAGAACGAGTCAAAATGATGTCAAACATATATTCATGAACCAGAGAAAACTGAAGTGTATTGTACCAATGTATCTTCTTTACTTGTCGATTCAACAACCGATCTGTACCCATTGTAAATTGGATCCTCAGCAGCTTGGTAAGTAAGAATTTTAGACGGCACCTTCTTATATTCAACACAATGAAGGTAGCTACTGACAACACCTGGTGAACAGAGACAAACAAGCTCAACAGAGTCATACTGTTGGAGTAAATACGAGACTAAGATTCTATCTACTATAAATTATTgttctttatttcattataaaatttacCAAATGTTTGAGAAGCAGCAAACCAAATGGTATTAACTGGAAGTGAAATGTGACGATGAAGATGACATTGTGCATACCTTCCAAAGATGTTGCAAGATCCATGAAATTTTTTATGACAAGATTATGCAGATCCTCTCCAGCCCAGATAGGGTATATACAGATATTTACTACCAAAGAGACAGCAGCACCGAGTGCAATGAGGACAAATCTATTTATAGCAGTATCAACAAATTCCCCTGTTTGATACCCGGATACAGTAATGAAACAGTACGTGATCAAGAACACGCGGAACCCGTATTCATAAGGCTTGAAAGAAGGGTATAGTTTTGTGTATGTGGCAGAAAACCCTAGCAGATCAATCACACAGCTAGTCAGAAGACAGATTCATCAGCAAAAAGACAAACTCATGTGGATCATAAAAcagaaagtttttttttttcacaaacaagaaatgaaatgaaagtgAATGTGAAACCAGACCTACAATGAAGATGCATATAATGATTATTAGCTGCTCCCATTTTCCAGCCAATGTTGATAACTCTGCCATTCCCAATGAAAGTGCTCCAGCCAACAAGGTCCCCAATCCACCATTTAAGCTCTTGCTCAGAGTTGCCCCTGCATTAGTGCATTATGTTTGATCAAAACTTATTAACATTCGACTGATACGAAGATTAGACAGATAGACCACCCTTGACCCAATGAAAAACATGAAAAGGAATCGAAGCTCAGAACAGGATCAACATCACCTACAGTTTCACaatttattgtataaaaaaaaaaacatgattaaaATTGCATTCTAGTTAGGTATACGTATACCTATGCTGAATTCGAAGACTACGACGACAGTAAGAATGGCCCAGACACAGTAAAGACTCATGTCCTTGAAGGGTTCTTTGAGGAAAATCAAAAATGAAAGAAGGGTCAAAGCAAGACCCGTTTTTGCAGAAAAGATGATCTTTCTTGGATCAGACCGACCCATTTCCAATGCTTTCCCAGTTACACGCTTAACCGTGCTCCACCACTTCAACATCCTCGATTGCTCTTCCTCTTGCATCACCATGCCAATCCCTATCTGAGAGATATCACTACTACTCTTCCCCGAGAGAAGCCTCTCCTTCTTCTCCGCCAAACCGTGACGGAACGACCCCGATTTCACCAATTTCGGAGCCATTTTTGTAACCAGAGAAACTGGGAACTAAGCCAATTGATGTAAATCCGATTCTGTTTCAAGAACTTTACGTTGACATGTGTTTTAGTGATAGACAAATGGTCTGCTGCATTAATCTCACCCTCACAAAAACCTTTTCCCGCagattattatattatcttGCTTAATATTTTTGGAACTGctctattttttttgtgaacTTGAATTACTACACCTTTAGGGGAATATTAGTAGTGTTTggtttttgctttgttttgtcGTGGTTGGGAAAAGAAGCTGGTAGAAGACATGACATCACTGTGACAAGGAAGAGAGCAGAATGTGATGCTTGGAAtaatctgagtttaaaattcAAGAAGATAAGCCCCAAATCCCCTGAAGAACAAGAATTCCATTTTATACGGAATGCGTGTTTTCCTTTTCCCCAGAAGAGCATTGGATAATTTATTATGAGATAAGTTTcctaaattttacaatattactAAAAAGATATatcaatatcattttattatcatCAAACTCAATTAGttaatcttaattaattttgaaaacattacTATAAGGATGCGACTTTTTGGTATAATGGTTAAGCGTGCAATGAATTATGGAGGTGGCTTTCATAGCTTGCCTTTTGAGTGACAAACTCTACATGCTCTGCATCAAGACATTAGACAGAATAGCAAATAATGTGTGAATTTTTTAATCACTTCGACATATccatcaatgttttttttttctcagcaaTAATGTACTAGAATTACGTGTGGCACAAGACGTGTCTAAACTTTTTAACCccgttcaacaaaaaaaaaaacatcaatgaCTATATagtgtaaaatttatattttggagAAATATGTAAAATGCCCTTTGAACTGAAACATGGCAAATGAAGATTTCTTTAATTAAAGCATGGTTCACTgtaaaatagaagaagaaaaattggtaaGTTAGTATTGACATTTGGAGTTgttcttttcttaaatttgatctatattatgaaataagtgttatagtgaAATAATGTCATCGTGGAGTCTATTtgtttacttaattatttttttatttttgtatcaagtacatattttccttttatgtatGTATGATTTGGAATTGTTATCTTATATATCTTAAGAAACAATAGATAACTTTAGGATGATGAATCTTCTGAATTATTTGTTCTTGGGCCCATTCGCGTTAAATTGCATGGTTATCACTAGACAAAGTAGTTAtgtacatttataatttttttcttaaattcttacataaaaattaattgttacCTAGCTCAACCGAACATAATAAAAACAAGTAACTTTAATTCAAAAGTTTTAATGGCTTATCATAAGTGCTCATCACCTCCACGTTCAACACGTGCGTCATTTCCCTTCTCTTCCTAAGTTTCCTGAAATGCCAATcacaatcttctttatttcctGGTTTCTAAATTCGACAATTATATAGCTGTTCCGAAAGTAAAAGGAAAATCGTAtcatttaaactaaaaaataatatttttatatatataa contains:
- the LOC108347432 gene encoding aluminum-activated malate transporter 9 isoform X2 — translated: MAPKLVKSGSFRHGLAEKKERLLSGKSSSDISQIGIGMVMQEEEQSRMLKWWSTVKRVTGKALEMGRSDPRKIIFSAKTGLALTLLSFLIFLKEPFKDMSLYCVWAILTVVVVFEFSIGATLSKSLNGGLGTLLAGALSLGMAELSTLAGKWEQLIIIICIFIVGFSATYTKLYPSFKPYEYGFRVFLITYCFITVSGYQTGEFVDTAINRFVLIALGAAVSLVVNICIYPIWAGEDLHNLVIKNFMDLATSLEGVVSSYLHCVEYKKVPSKILTYQAAEDPIYNGYRSVVESTSKEDTLAPAEKRQVFRGELQRVGCEGAKVLRELGNKVQKMEKLDREDLLDEVHDAAEELQKKIDKKSYLLVNSESWEIGNRPIEDTGEEGEILEHKSRSEAVLDLRTVEVAHSWDGNLTLGNNHVVPATDASQNMSRKQTSLPAHIYHQKSNAEIKEGQQLKTFESASALSLTTFSSLLIEFVARLQNLVDSFEELGETANFSDPLEQREPLKSHGFWTRLFNCS
- the LOC108347432 gene encoding aluminum-activated malate transporter 9 isoform X1, with amino-acid sequence MAPKLVKSGSFRHGLAEKKERLLSGKSSSDISQIGIGMVMQEEEQSRMLKWWSTVKRVTGKALEMGRSDPRKIIFSAKTGLALTLLSFLIFLKEPFKDMSLYCVWAILTVVVVFEFSIGATLSKSLNGGLGTLLAGALSLGMAELSTLAGKWEQLIIIICIFIVGFSATYTKLYPSFKPYEYGFRVFLITYCFITVSGYQTGEFVDTAINRFVLIALGAAVSLVVNICIYPIWAGEDLHNLVIKNFMDLATSLEGVVSSYLHCVEYKKVPSKILTYQAAEDPIYNGYRSVVESTSKEDTLMGFAVWEPPHGHYKMHKYPWKNYVKLSGSLRHCAFMVMAMHGCILSEIQAPAEKRQVFRGELQRVGCEGAKVLRELGNKVQKMEKLDREDLLDEVHDAAEELQKKIDKKSYLLVNSESWEIGNRPIEDTGEEGEILEHKSRSEAVLDLRTVEVAHSWDGNLTLGNNHVVPATDASQNMSRKQTSLPAHIYHQKSNAEIKEGQQLKTFESASALSLTTFSSLLIEFVARLQNLVDSFEELGETANFSDPLEQREPLKSHGFWTRLFNCS
- the LOC108347432 gene encoding aluminum-activated malate transporter 9 isoform X3 gives rise to the protein MGAANNHYMHLHWFSATYTKLYPSFKPYEYGFRVFLITYCFITVSGYQTGEFVDTAINRFVLIALGAAVSLVVNICIYPIWAGEDLHNLVIKNFMDLATSLEGVVSSYLHCVEYKKVPSKILTYQAAEDPIYNGYRSVVESTSKEDTLMGFAVWEPPHGHYKMHKYPWKNYVKLSGSLRHCAFMVMAMHGCILSEIQAPAEKRQVFRGELQRVGCEGAKVLRELGNKVQKMEKLDREDLLDEVHDAAEELQKKIDKKSYLLVNSESWEIGNRPIEDTGEEGEILEHKSRSEAVLDLRTVEVAHSWDGNLTLGNNHVVPATDASQNMSRKQTSLPAHIYHQKSNAEIKEGQQLKTFESASALSLTTFSSLLIEFVARLQNLVDSFEELGETANFSDPLEQREPLKSHGFWTRLFNCS